GGCAAGAGAACAAAGGCTTGGACGACAAACAGATCAACCTTGGCGTTGTACAACCTGGTGAAAAAGTAGCGATATTTGGCGACGCCCTTCGCCGCATGACAAACCAGGCAAAATTCATGCATGGCGACCTTGGACGATATTGGTATTCAACGTCGCCCAGCTTGAACCGAATGGCCGCTGATCGGGCTGGCCAGCTCGAAGAAGCTCTCGTACTTGTTGAAATTGATAAAGCCCTTGGAAAATATATCAATTCAATAGGGGATCGTGGGCACTTTGAGACAGTCCAAGTTGCGCCGGATAGTTCTGGCGAAGTGCCGGATGACCCCGGAGGCGTAAGAGCTGTCGTGCTGGGGGTAGATCATCCACACAACGGCCGTGACGGTTCAGACGCAATGGCAGAGTGTAAGGATATTCTTCTTCAGCGGGGAAACACGCCTCGCGTCTACAGAAACACTTTGGTCTTTATCGCAGCGGACAACCGTCAGCTCGAAAGTCTCAAAGATGCGATGCGCGCAGCTCTGGCTTGGACTGGTATCATGAGAGATACCGACAACGGGCGGCTTGACCTCAAGAGCAGCGATATTGCTCTTTCCAAAGACAAAGCAAAAGAGGCGCAGGACACTGTTAGCACAAGGTTGAAGGAAACATGGGCGTATCTAATCTACCCCTATCAAGATACGGCTCAGACTGATGTGGCGTTCACCACGACCCGGATATCCGCGCAGGACGGGGTATTGGGCAGGGCAAGCAAGAAGCTTGTCAGTGACGAAGCACTCTTGCCAGAGATCGGTCCCGAAAGACTCAACAGAGAGTTGGAAAAATACATTTGGAATGGCAAGCCTCATCTTAGCCTTGGTCAGGTTTGGGAGTATTTGAACAGATACACCTATCTCCCAAGGCTCAAAGGGCGAGACACCTTGATTAGGGGAGTTCAGGCTTCGGTTGGTGGGATGATTCCCGGGCCATTTGCCTACGCCGAACGATGGGATGAAACGTCTGAAGAATACGTTGGGATTGCTATAGAAAAAAGTTCGATGGCGCTGGTCGCGATCGACAATGAAGCTGTCATCATCAAGAAAGAGATCGCTGAAGCCAACAGACCAAAACCATCTGTTACCCCAGTTAACGATAGTCCGGCATCTGCAAGTAGTCCGGCGGCGGCCATATCCACTGTTGGTGCCAATCCAACTGCAACTGGACCGGCACCTGCGACGCCAGAACGAGAACCTACACGATTCCTAGGAACTGTCATGCTCTCCTCGGATCGGCCTTCAAGGGATATGGCGCAGATCATTGAAGCTATCGTTGAGCAGCTTACTACGATCCCGAATGCCGAGGTTACACTAAAGCTCGAAATCGACGCCGAGGTGCCGTCCGGGCTGGACCGCGCGAAAACGCGAACTTTGATCGAGAACGCCAATACGCTTGGGTTTATCGATAAGCAAATCAAGTGAAGTGTTGCCAGTAAGCCAGGGCGGGAAACCCGCCTTGGCGCTGAGGTCACTCGGTGACCGGATCGTCGTCACGGCGCGGGAATGCGACCATCTCGACATCGGGGAACATGCTGTGTTTGACGTTGATCGACGTGATGTTGCCGCTGTCGTCGGTGTTGACGAAGAGAACGCCGCAGCGGTCCCAAAAGTTCTTGCCGTCTTTTTCGCCGGATTTGACGTTCAGTTTCAGAATTTGAGTAGCCATTTTTTGATCCTCACTTTGAGTGTTTCGATGAACATGACCAAAGCTGGCACCAAGGGGCTGTCAGCGAGAAGATTGCCTCGCGAGGAATGCGCTGGCGCAGGGGAATTTTATTGTTGAAGTGGTGCTTGCGCCGCGTCTCGCACGGCTGCCCGCTTATGTTCAGCAATCAGAAACGCGGCATTGAGGATCTGAGTCGGCTACGACAACCTGACTGAAGTCCTCTACCATCGAAAAGACGCATCTTGGCACCAAGCAAGCGCAACCAGCTTTAGTTCAACAGGTCCAATCTAGCCTTAAGCGCACCGTCGATCGAAGCAAGCAACGCCTCTGGGAAACACTCTGGAAGCTGATTGAACGTGGCCTCAATGATCGCGTGCGAGGTCTCCTGTAGTTCTTCGAACAGGCCCTGCACGACTGCGCGGGACAAGCCGGATTGCACGCCGGTCTCCACGATGTGGCGGCCCACGATATTCGAAACCTTGTAGTGGTTCGAGTTGCCGAAGTTCATGGCCAGTTTGAAGTATTTCCGCTCGATCTGCCGGGCGTCGACTGTCGGTTGCACCGTCAGAACGTCGTAGAGCGGTGTCATGCGGAAACGGCCGCCAGGCAAAAGGCTGACGCTGAAGTTCTTACCATGGCCATCTGTCGCACCCAGCAGCCAGAACAGAACGTTGGATTTAAAAAAATCGTACCGGTCTTTGTTGGGATCGTCGCTACCCAACAAGAGTTCCATGATGTCAGAGATACCTGGGCCGCCTTCGTTCTGGTACTTTTGCGTAGGCACAACAGATAGCGCTTGGCAGCAATCTTCCTGCGGCAGACGGATCAAGCGGCCATCTGACGTCCAGCGCCGATCAAAACGCTCAACCACCAAGGCTTTCTTGTCGCCAAACTGAGCCATTTCGACATTTGCAGCTCTAAGCCCAAACGCTTCCATCAGCTTCAGGCACAAGTATTCGTTTTCAACGCTGTCGGACAGGTCCATGCCGTTGGGTAGCCTACCGATTTGGGGCTTGATGATGTGGGTGGTTGGCGTCGTACCGGTTGGCTCAATCCACTGGCCATCTTTACGAAGAAGGGCCGTTTTTTCCTGTGCGCCAGCGACAGAAATTCGGAAGTCGTTCTCACGGCGGATTCCCAGTGGTGCGAGGTCGAGCTCGTTCAAAATGGCCCCAATCCGCGCCTCGTCAAGAGGTTCACCAGTCAACTCAGACATTGGCTGGGGCTCTTGCCCATCAGGCAGAAACTGAAGCGCGCCGATGCAGTCCCGCCCGATTTGGGACAGCAAGCTGAAGGCATCTACGCCCTCGGCCCCCACACGTTCCGCGACCCTTCGGCGGATGAGGTCACTGTCGGGCAACAGGTTGTCAAAGACGGCCATCACAGGTGCGCCGCTGTAGCGGGTCTCTTGCAATGGCAACGACAAAGACACCGGCATCCGGTGTTCCCAGTCGAGCCAAGCTGGTGCATAGCTGAAGCTGACGCCGCCAGAAGGTTCACGGACCAACTGACCCACGAGCCGCGAGTTAAGAAAGACGTTCAGTGGCGTATAGCTGCGCTTGCGACCCATGTCAGAATATATCCTCAAGCCCGTCTGATGCGCCTTTGCTGCGCTCGGTCACCATGATCTCAAGATCCAAGGCCGCGATCAAATCAAATAGCGTTTCCAGTTTGGTGCCCCCGCTGCCGTTCTCGATCTTGGAAATCGTCTCCTGCCAGACACCACTCATCGAGGCGAGCTCCTTCTGGGTCAGGTTCTTGGCTTTCCGAGCCTCGCGAATTGCGTGGCCCAAATTTTTTGACGTGCGAACGAGGTGCTTCATGACTATTCTCCCATCACCCAATATGACCTTTAGATCATAATATGTCAATATGATTCTCAAGTCATAATTAAGATATATGACCCAAAGACCATAAGCGGCAACTCCAATATGGGCCGTATCTCAGAAAACAGTGCCGTTTCTGACATAACGACAACCCTATCTCAAATTGAGCCATAAGCGGGCAGTCATGCAAGACGCGGTGTGAGCACCGCTTCAACAGGAAAATTCGCCGAGGATGATCGCAGCCGCCGTGAAGGCCGGAGTGGAACCCGATGACCTGCTGCAGGCGGTCAAAGCCCACGCCAAGGAAAGCGAGGGCTACTACACCCGCAGCAAAGTCTGTTTTTCAGACAACTGGTTCAAGATGCGCCGATGGGAGAAATGGCTTGCCCAGATATGGGCCGACCGAAAGAAGGCACGAGAAGCCGAAGCCAAAGGTCGCGCCAGCCTCGCCGAGTGGATTCACGAGCGCCATCCCCTGTGCCGCCATATCACCAACCGGCAGATCGAGGACTTGATCGTGTTAAAGCTGGTGACGCCTGAGCAAGTGCGTGCGGCGGGGCTGCAGGCGTGATGACTTTTGGTCTACATACTATTGCTAGCATGTGACTGCGCGTTAGGAGCTTTAAGTCACCAAAGCGCAATGGTCGCATCAACGACTTTTTGGAGGCCAGCTATTCTATCGTTTTGTTTAGATTCAAAGTCTTCGACTTTTTCCACGTCCCCTTTGAATGTTTCTAACTTAGCATTATATGCGCGTTTCTTGCTGTCGAAGTCAGCCTTTGCAGGCGGCAATTTCACTGCCAACTGAGCTAAGCTCTTTCTTAAATCTTCTAGCTGCTGTTTGTCGCGTTCCAGTACTTGCTTGCCCCTCTGAATTTTTTGCTCCCAGAGCCGCAGCCTATCCTCCCGGCGCTTCCTTTCCTTCAAGTACCGATTCCTGAACGGAAGGTGCTCATCACCTGTACATTGAGGCAATGGATTCCTATTTGGACACAAAGTGTATTCATAACCTTCGACACGCTCAACTTTGAACTTTCTGCAACGTTCCGTTTCCTTCGCCAGCTTGTCTTGGGCCTGCACGATGTTGCGCTCTAACTTGATCTCTTGGCCCTTCATCGTCTTTTCACGCTGCACCAATTCGGAATATGTCCGTTGTGCTGCATTAAGAGCACTCAGCATAGCTTGCCTATCAGGCCAGCCTTCATTCAACTCCTGCTCGCTCTTCAAATAAGGGTCAAAGAGCACAACAAAGTCCTGCGATGCTGTGTCTCGTACTTTCTTGATTTGCGCTTGGATTTCTCCCCACTCCTTGATTCCAGAGCAGTCGTAGTGCCAGGGATCGTTCGGGTTCTTGTGCAAAACCCAGCCGTTGGCGGTCAAGGCTTGTCTTGCTTCTTCCTCGTTTGATTGACCAAGCTTTATGTCTACCGCCAAACCATACTCATGGTTTGATGTTCCAGGTCTATTTGCTGGTGCAAAAGGTTTGCTAGCACCAAAATATTTGAAACGAAGATAGCCGATGTACAGTTCAAATTGCTTCGAAACCGTCCGAACTGAGCTGGTCAATTGAATCTTAGCATCGGGTTTGTTGGTCACAGTCGCAAACGTAGCATTGGCCGCATCAAACGCCAATTGAGCCTTGGGATGTAAACTCATGTCATCACGGCTCAATCCGACACTCATATCCGTTGGACGTCCGAAAGCAGCCAGAGCCAGCTTGCGGAGGCCTGCAATATGTTTCGGAGCGATTCCCATCGGCGGCCAAAGCCAACCCAGGGACGTGACCATTACCAATTTCGTAGGCGCCTAAATACTCAATCAAATTCTTCGAAAGATTGTTCGCTAATTTCGCCGATATTGGTTCCGGTGTAGTATAGTCAAACCGAACAAAATATTGGCTGGACTCAGATACGCGCCCACAACTATCAGTCGTTATATGGTCTCGATAGAAACGGCTTGTGTCCGACCATGAAAATTTCGTCGAAATATCAAAAAATTCTCCACCTTCGGCGAAAAATCCTTCTTCTGGCAGTGTTAGCCCTTGTCCAGACAACACCTCGTTCAGCCGAGAAATTCGATTAGCTATCGAAACATCCATCTGTGCCGCGTCCCGCTCTGGGTTTGGGACCAGAACACTACCGTTACCAATTGATGCAAGCTGGTCTAAAATTCGTAAGGCTTCCCGCCCAATTTTTCCTGCTGTTCTAGTGTTAATAATCGTTGCCCCAGCGTCTACATTTGGAGTGAACGAAAGGAAGCCGTTTGAAAGGGCAATGGAGTACTGCAACGAGAAGTTCTTTCTCCAGGTTCCGTAGGTTGGCTTCGGCCAGTCGCAAGCTCTCTCTGTGCCACGTGCAACTGCCTGGTATGTGATAGTGCGGTTTTGGTTAGACCGCAGGTCTAAATCTCCGGAAAAATTATGGTCAAAATTGGCGGAAATACTGTTACTATCGTTGCACCCAGGTCTGGGCATATAAGGACGTATCTCGTCTGCAAGCTGCGCACCGCCATCTTTCATGCGAGCAACTAGGCTAATTTCCATTCGAGTCGTGTCAATTTCTGTGACGCCGTCTGAGAGCGTACCTTGGTTAAAAAAGCGCGTTTGAATATACAGAAGCTGAAACGGCGCAGTTGACGCATCAAGCCCCTCAATGTGGTCAGACATCATCTTTGGGCCATCAACCATAGTTTGCCAATCGGCCATGAACTGAAATTCTTCGGCAACGGTTGACGTAGTGATTGCTGACAAACCAAGTGCCAAGAAAATTCTTCTACTAAAAATTGGAAGCAATGCAGTGGTCTCCTATTCTTACAGTAATCGAAGCATCCTCCATACCCACAAAGGTGAGGTTGCCATTTAAAAGCGAGGTTTGGTCGCTATGTTCAATAACTACGGGTGACATTTGCGGGTCTATTGTGAAATTAATGCCATCTTCACGGGAAACCGACGCTGAAAAATCTTTGGCAAATAAAAGTGAAATCTGGTCGTCCCCCTGACCAATCTGGGCGACACAATTTTCCTCCCCAGCGTTTCGTACTGTATTGCCTTCAAAAAAGATGTCCCCTCGGCCACAGTCATCGACCTCTTGGTCAAATAGCTCCATGACTGTCGATTTTGGAAGAACACCGTTCGGCCCAACACTTTCAATCTCCTCCATTAGAGACTGAAAGGTGTCGGCCTCCCCTTCTAGGTTTGTCTCGTTACAAAATGCGTTGTTGGCTTCACAATGGCTTTTGCACTGGTAAGGGTCGCTGAGCGGAAGGCTAGTATCAGCACGGTAAATACGTACTGTGCCAGCTTCGTATTCGCTGCGCAGTGTATGCAGCGCGAAAGCAAACCTGATTGAAGGAGAAGCGGGAGATTGTTCAAGCAATCCAGCCTGCTTGACAGGCCGACAATCTAGATAGTCTTCGTTACGCTGAGTCTCGCTAAGCATATCTGTTCGCAGGTCAAGTGCATCTGGAAACACCTCAGTTGCTCGGGTTCGACATTCCGTAGTCGATGAGGCACAGAAGTGACCTAAACGAGTCCCACCATCAATGAGGCGTCCATCAGTCGCATCACAACACCTACTCGTCCCACCGCCACAAAGTGTATAGTGCGGCGCTCCGAGTGCGGCATCCAAGTCCTTTTGCAAATCTTCGCACGCAGCGACCAATCCAAATACACAAACAGCGAAAATTGTTCGAAAAATCATAGCGACCACCCAAAAATTAGTAAAAAATTGAGGGGCTGGCTTTATCGCCCTCCAAGCAATACAGCTAAACATTGCACATTAGGTTTGATTTAATCAATTAATAGTTGCACATCTGCTAGATCGCCCGCTTGAGGAACATAGTCGCCTTTTTTGCCCTGACGGACCATTATTTAGTTCCTGAAGCCACCACACTATATTTACGTCAGCACTCCCAAATTGAAGAAACGCTAACGCTTCAATGAAACTACTTTTCTATTTAGGATGATTGCGTTCTACCTGCTTGGGGTTAATGACGAAACCCGTTTGGGTGCATTGCGCTTCAAGGTTGATGGTGACTTTCAAGCTCACGAGGGCATAGGAGTGCCTGAGCTCGTGAGCCTCGGGGATTTACTTCATGCCTCTCAGCGCGTTCTTTGCGGGGAAGAGACGACCGAGAATCTAAAAATGCTGTTTGACCTTAGAAGTTCCTTGGGGGGCGCTCGACCAAAGGCCAGTATCCTTGACCAACAAGGTCGTCTCTCTGTTGCGAAGTTCCCGAAAAGAGACGGACACGTATTGCGTGGAACGCTGGGAGGCCATCGCACTGGAGCTGGCAAGAGGCGCTAGAGTTACGGTTTCGGATCACACGCTTGAGATGGCTGGCGACAAGCCGGTTTTCTTGTCCCATCGGTTTGACTGGAACGATAACGGCAGGATCCCGTTCATCTCAGCCATGGCGATGCTGGGCGGCTGAGATGGTGAAAGCTACAGCTATTTGGACCTGGCGGATGTTATCGCCTCAGAAAGCGTCACTCCCGACCAAGACCGAGAGGAACTCTACAGACGCGTGGTATTTTCCATCCTCGTGACGAACATCGATGATCATATGCGCAATCACGGATTTCTGCGGGGGCGGGGTGGCTGGCACCTCTCACCGACCTACAACATAAATCCGGTGCGAACCAACCACGCACGCTCAAAAGCTACGTCAATGATGACAATCCGGATGCCAGTATCGCCCTGCATCGCACACAACATGAACCCTATCTTCTCGAACGCGGCGAGGCCGATCGCATCATTGCAGAGGTGGCCGAGGCGACTAACTCTCACGCCTGCAGCCCTACCGCGCGCACCTGCTCAGGCGTAACCAGCTTCAAACCGATCAGATCCTCGATCTGCCGATTGGTGATATGACGGCACAGGGGATGGCGCTCGTGGATCCACTCGGTGAGGCTGGCACGCCCCTTGGCTTCGGCCTCTCGCGCTTTCTCGCGGTCTGCCTGTATCTGGGCAAGACCCTTTTCCCATCGGCGCATCTTGAACCAGTTGTCCGAGAAGCAGACCTTGCTGCGTGTATAGCCCTCGCTTTCCTTCGCATAGGCTTTGACCGCCTGAAGCAGGTCATCGGGCTCCACACCGGCTTTCACAGCCGCTGAGATTAAACGCAGACTGCTCCGCCGGTCTCGGATCCTGTCCTCGGGATAGGCCGCTAAGATCTTCTCAGCTTCAAGATCTTCAACCTCCTCCGCCGCCTCGCGCCTGCGCGTAGGTGGTTTATGGATGGTTTTAGGATGGTTTGGGGTCCACCGTGAACCCCGTACCCCGTTCACCGTGGCCCCCGTACTGGGTTCAGGCTGGACGGGGTTCACAGTGACCCCCGTCTCAATATCGGGCTCAGCCGTGGCTTCGAGCGCGGACACGCGCTCCAGAACGATGCGGTAAATGACGGTGTAGCCGTTCTTGCAGTGCCGCCGCCCTGTCTCGATCAAAATGCCTTCGCGCAGGAAATCGATGATGGTGCGTTTGACGGTGCTCTCGCTAAGCTCTGTGTGGCGCTGGATCGTTCCTTTGGAGCACCAGATGCCCGAGCCGTCATCGCTCGCCTTGTCTGCAAGAAACATGATGATCTGTTTGCGCGCGGCACTGCCAAAGCGACGCTCTGCGCATTCGTTTGCGATGCGCCAGCTCATTGGACCACCTCGCCGGTCAGAGGTCGCGAAAAAGCCGACTGAGCGTTTGCGGAGCGGTAGTGGCTCATGCTAACGTACTTCGAAAGCTGACAGGCTTTTTCTATTTGGCCCCGGTTCACAGTTGCCGCTGTGACGGGGCCTTTTTCGTTTTGAACCGGCGAATTTAGCTTTGAAACTTTCGCTTTTTGTTCACTTTTTGTCAGGGGGTGTTTTGCACCCCTAAGCCATTGTTTTCGAGCTCGTTCTTTCTGGATTGCAAATCCGTGTACACCGGTTCGATTCCGGTACTCGCCTCCAAGGGTTCGTGGGAGCTCCATCTGGCCCTCTCCCTTTCCAGAACCCCTTGATATAATTTTAATCGTGGGTGTCTACACCGACACGGATTTCAAAACGGTATCCTTCGGCATATCGGCTTTGGTACCCGCATTGGTCACTTGGCCGCGTCGCATAATGACGAATTGGTCAGCGTGTTCATAAGCGAACTCGAAATACTGCTCGACTAGGATGATCGCCATGTCACCCCGATCCCGAAGGTAAGCGATCACGCGGCCAATTTGCTGAATAATGTTGGGCTGGATCCCTTCTGTGGGCTCGTCCAACAATAATAGCTTCGGCTTGGTGATCAGGGCGCGCGCAATTGCCAGCTGCTGCTGTTGCCCGCCCGACAAATCCCCGCCGCGCCGCTGCAACATCTCGTTGAGAACCGGGAATAGCTCAAAAATGTGGTCGGGGATGACATGTTCGGACGCAGGAAGGCACGCGAATCCCGATTCCAGATTTTCTTTGACCGTCAGAAGCGGGAAAACGTCACGCCCCTGCGGCACATACCCGACACCGAGCTTTGCGAGCTTATGTGCGGGGTCCTGCCCAATGGTGTGGCCGTCAAGCTCGATCGTTCCGCCGGACCGCGCATGGGTGCCAGAGATTGCTTTAAGCAGGCTGGTTTTGCCGACACCGTTTGTGCCCATCACGCATGTCACTTCGCCCAGATTGGCCTCGAACGAAATGTCGTAGAGGATTTGCGAGCCATCGTAATGCAGGGACAGATTTTCGACCTTTAGCATAGCTCAGCGCCCCAGATAGACGTCGATGACGTCTTGGTTTTTCGTTACGTGATCCAGGCTGCCTTCGGCAAGCACCGACCCTTCGTGCAGAACGGTCACGCGGCACTCCAAGCGGCGCACGAATTCCATGTCATGTTCAACCACCACCACTGCGCGTGTTTTCGCGGCCTGAACGAGAATGCTTGTCGTGTGTTCACGCTCTTCCGGTGTCATGCCGGCGGCTGGCTCGTCGACCAGCAAAAGCATCGGCTCCTGCGCCAGTAGCATCCCGATTTCGAGCCACTGCTTTTGACCGTGGCTCAGCTCGCCCGACTTGCGCTCCAACTGGCTGGTCAGCCCGATCTCTTCGGCGAGGCTATGGACCTTCTCGCGGTCCTCGTTTGAGCGGCGGTAGAACAGCACCGATAGCGGGCTGCGGTCCTTCTTCAGCGCCAGAAGCAGATTGTCGAAAACCGTCTGATCTTCGAACACGGTCGGGCGCTGGAATTTTCGGCCCACTCCGGCCTGCGCGATTTTTGCCTCGGACATGTTGAGCAGGGAGACCGACTTTTCGCCCCAGATGACGCGGCCTTCGTCTGGGCGGGTTTTGCCTGTGATGATGTCCATGAACGTTGTCTTGCCAGCGCCATTCGGGCCGATAATGGCGCGCATTTCCGCGGGTCCAATCCTGAATGAAAGGTTGTTGATGGCTTTGAAGCCGTCAAACGAGACCGAGACACCTGACACTTCTAGTAATGTGCTCATTTTTCAGCCTCCTGCTCGCGCAAGGATCCGGCATCTGGACCCAGATCCGATCCGCGACGTGACGGCGAAATGCGCCCCGTTACAAGATCGACCAACCCGCCCATGCCTTTGGGCGCAAACAACGTGACCAAGACAAAGGACAGCCCCAGAACGACCTGCCACCAATCCACCCAATTGATGGTGTAGAACCCAAGAGGAAGCGCGGGCACCTGACCACTGGTGAACCAGGTCGAGACCAAGCTGACGAAGGCCGTGCCGATGACCGCACCGTAGAGCCGTCCTCGCCCACCGATGGCGACCCAAACCGCCAAATAAATTGATGCGATTGGGGCCAGCTCTGCCGGATTGATGATGCCTGCCTGCGGATAATAAAGCGCCCCTGCGATGGCGGCGATCACGGCGGTGAGCACAAAGATGAACAGCTTGTAGCTTTCAACCGAATAGCCAAGGAACCGCACCCGCGCCTCGTCATCGCGAATGCCGCGAATGACGCTGCCGAACTTGCCTGAAACAACCCACGCAGAGAGCAGGTAACCAAGCCCCAACGCCAAGGCGCTGGCCCACAGAAACCAAAGCGAGATGGTGGATTGCGGAATATCATCGGCCCCCGGCAGGTTCTGCAGGCCGGACAACCCGTTATTGCCCCGCAAACCGCTATCGTTCTGGAACAGATACAACGCCAAGGCCAAGGTCATCGCTTGCGTCAGGATAGACAGGTAAACGCCCGTCACGCGGCTTCGGAAGGCAAGCCAGCCGAAGATCAGCGCCAAAATCCCCGGCACCAAAACAACCAGCAACAGCTGCAACGTCAAGCTATGGGCGAACATCCAGATCAGCGGGAAGTCACTGCTGCCCACGACACCGAAGATCTGGTTGCCGATGGCGTCCACCACCTCCTGATCGGTTGGCGGAAGCGTGTTGTTGGCCAAGGAGGCCACGACAATGTCACGTGTGCGCGCATACATCAGCCACATGCCGATCATGTAGCCACCCAACCCGAAGAAAGCGAAATGCCCGAGGCTTAGAATGCCGCAATAGCCCCAGACCAAGTCCATCGCGATCGCGATCAGGCAAAGGCACAAGGTCTTGCCCAGAGTTTTGACGAAGCTGGTCGAAATCATCCCACCGCCTGCCGCATCCGACATAACAGTGACCACCAAGGTGAAGATGGCGAGGCCACCCAAGAACACCAGAACCGAAGGATTGCGAAAAATGAAGCTACGTTCCATGTCGCTCAATCCCCTGCCGCGCGGCCTTTGAGAGCGATTATGCCCCTTGGCCTGAACTGAATGAAGATAATGATGAAGACGATCATATAGGTCTGGGCAGCCAGCGTATTGCTCGGGTTCCCCCATTCGATACCTTTTTGCAGGAAGCCGATCATTGTTGCCCCCGCCAGCGTACCCCAGATGTTGCCGACGCCGCCGACGACAACGGTCATGAAGCTTTGAACAATGTAGTCACTGCCCAGTTCGGACGTGACCTTGGCAAACAACCCGATGGCCACACCGGCCACTCCGGCGATGCCAGAGCCAAGACCGAAAGTCAGCATGTTCACTCGGTCAGGATTGATGCCCATGCTGGCAGCCATGCGCGGGTTTTGGGTCACGGCGCGGGTTTCAAGCCCCAATCGGGTGCGTTTCATGATGAACAGGAAGATCGCGAGGAAGATCAGGGCAAGCCCGAAAATCGCGATCCGGATATAGCTGATCGACACGACGTCATTCAATACCCAAGCCCCGTCCAGCCAAGCCGGTGACGTCAGCGGGCGCGCCTGTGTCCCAAAGACGTTCTTTGCGATTTGTTGTAACGCGATAGATATCCCGAAAGTCGCCAGCAGCGTTTCCAAAGGCCTGTTGTAAAGGTGACGAATGACCAGCCGCTCCATCGCGACGCCTGCCGCAAAGGTCACCGCAAACGCCATTGGCAAGCCGACTAGGATCGACACGGTATAATTCGGGATCAACTGCTGCACGACATAGCCGGTGTACGCGCCCATCATGATGAACTCGCCGTGGGCCATGTTGATAACCCCCATAACCCCGAATGTGATTGCCAGCCCGATCGCCGCCAGAAAGAAGATCGACGCCAGTGACAGCGCATCCAAAGCCAGATCAAAAGTCTGGTTGATTGCGACATTTGTCTCGATGGCGCGCAATGCTTTGGTCGCCGCTGTAGTGACTGCTGGTGACGGGTCGGCGAACACATCGAGAAAGCTGTGCGCGGCCAGCGCCGCTTCGATCTGCTCATCAGTGACCCTCGCTGGCACAGTGCCAGCCTGCGCGAGTGCGTCATAGGCACCGGCGCGACGCTCCAGAGTATCAAGTTGCGCTATTGCGGCACCACCAACGCGGCCGCCTTCTACATTGGCAGACAGGGCGCTTGCGATGTCAGAGTTTGTTACCACAGGCTCTGCGAGCCCTGCTTCAACGAGAAGGCGGTATGCGTCGTCCTGCGACAACTCGTCGTTGCCGGGGATTAACACACGGGCAATGTTCAGGTTATCTGGCGGGCTGCCCGCCACGACCATTCTACGGGTTTCGACCAAGGGATTGAGCGTGCCGCGCAGTTCGAGGGAAATGGCCCCTGACGCGGCTTCAATGGCCTCGATGCGTGTCGCCTCGTCGCGATCATAGCCGATGGTGAGAAGCTGGTTCAGTCGTTCTTTATGCGCCTTGATTTCGGCGTCGGGCTCCGTCGCGATGGAGGCGCGCAGCGGCGCAAGCTGGCTCGCCGCAGGATC
Above is a window of Litoreibacter janthinus DNA encoding:
- a CDS encoding HipA domain-containing protein, giving the protein MERWEAIALELARGARVTVSDHTLEMAGDKPVFLSHRFDWNDNGRIPFISAMAMLGG
- a CDS encoding D-alanyl-D-alanine carboxypeptidase family protein, whose amino-acid sequence is MSRDDMSLHPKAQLAFDAANATFATVTNKPDAKIQLTSSVRTVSKQFELYIGYLRFKYFGASKPFAPANRPGTSNHEYGLAVDIKLGQSNEEEARQALTANGWVLHKNPNDPWHYDCSGIKEWGEIQAQIKKVRDTASQDFVVLFDPYLKSEQELNEGWPDRQAMLSALNAAQRTYSELVQREKTMKGQEIKLERNIVQAQDKLAKETERCRKFKVERVEGYEYTLCPNRNPLPQCTGDEHLPFRNRYLKERKRREDRLRLWEQKIQRGKQVLERDKQQLEDLRKSLAQLAVKLPPAKADFDSKKRAYNAKLETFKGDVEKVEDFESKQNDRIAGLQKVVDATIALW
- the urtD gene encoding urea ABC transporter ATP-binding protein UrtD → MSTLLEVSGVSVSFDGFKAINNLSFRIGPAEMRAIIGPNGAGKTTFMDIITGKTRPDEGRVIWGEKSVSLLNMSEAKIAQAGVGRKFQRPTVFEDQTVFDNLLLALKKDRSPLSVLFYRRSNEDREKVHSLAEEIGLTSQLERKSGELSHGQKQWLEIGMLLAQEPMLLLVDEPAAGMTPEEREHTTSILVQAAKTRAVVVVEHDMEFVRRLECRVTVLHEGSVLAEGSLDHVTKNQDVIDVYLGR
- the urtE gene encoding urea ABC transporter ATP-binding subunit UrtE, whose amino-acid sequence is MLKVENLSLHYDGSQILYDISFEANLGEVTCVMGTNGVGKTSLLKAISGTHARSGGTIELDGHTIGQDPAHKLAKLGVGYVPQGRDVFPLLTVKENLESGFACLPASEHVIPDHIFELFPVLNEMLQRRGGDLSGGQQQQLAIARALITKPKLLLLDEPTEGIQPNIIQQIGRVIAYLRDRGDMAIILVEQYFEFAYEHADQFVIMRRGQVTNAGTKADMPKDTVLKSVSV
- a CDS encoding type II toxin-antitoxin system HipA family toxin; its protein translation is MGRKRSYTPLNVFLNSRLVGQLVREPSGGVSFSYAPAWLDWEHRMPVSLSLPLQETRYSGAPVMAVFDNLLPDSDLIRRRVAERVGAEGVDAFSLLSQIGRDCIGALQFLPDGQEPQPMSELTGEPLDEARIGAILNELDLAPLGIRRENDFRISVAGAQEKTALLRKDGQWIEPTGTTPTTHIIKPQIGRLPNGMDLSDSVENEYLCLKLMEAFGLRAANVEMAQFGDKKALVVERFDRRWTSDGRLIRLPQEDCCQALSVVPTQKYQNEGGPGISDIMELLLGSDDPNKDRYDFFKSNVLFWLLGATDGHGKNFSVSLLPGGRFRMTPLYDVLTVQPTVDARQIERKYFKLAMNFGNSNHYKVSNIVGRHIVETGVQSGLSRAVVQGLFEELQETSHAIIEATFNQLPECFPEALLASIDGALKARLDLLN
- a CDS encoding HipA domain-containing protein; translation: MDLADVIASESVTPDQDREELYRRVVFSILVTNIDDHMRNHGFLRGRGGWHLSPTYNINPVRTNHARSKATSMMTIRMPVSPCIAHNMNPIFSNAARPIASLQRWPRRLTLTPAALPRAPAQA
- a CDS encoding helix-turn-helix domain-containing protein — protein: MKHLVRTSKNLGHAIREARKAKNLTQKELASMSGVWQETISKIENGSGGTKLETLFDLIAALDLEIMVTERSKGASDGLEDIF